From a region of the Sesamum indicum cultivar Zhongzhi No. 13 linkage group LG3, S_indicum_v1.0, whole genome shotgun sequence genome:
- the LOC105158491 gene encoding protein TAPETUM DETERMINANT 1-like, which translates to MNCESSSSLRRRRVASFTAVFAVTILLLIIGIYTDHGLMEFNPILSQKRSSARSVTHRKLLKHAADSEDGKGVEPNRIWGDKCSKSDIVISQGATEPLPNGIPTYTVDPQYPRQLRLVQLCPPRQPPRIQAAPLQ; encoded by the exons ATGAATTGcgaatcatcatcatcactaaGGCGGCGAAGAGTAGCTTCATTTACGGCGGTGTTCGCGGTCACAATCCTGCTGCTAATCATTGGAATCTATACAG ATCATGGTTTAATGGAGTTTAATCCAATTTTATCCCAGAAGAGGAGCTCAGCACGCTCTGTTACACATCGGAAGCTGCTTAAACATG CAGCAGACAGTGAAGATGGAAAAGGGGTGGAGCCAAACAGGATTTGGGGCGACAAGTGCTCAAAATCAGACATAGTGATAAGCCAAGGCGCCACCGAGCCGCTCCCGAATGGGATCCCCACTTATACGGTGGACCCCCAGTATCCCCGTCAGCTGCGGCTGGTTCAGCTCTGCCCGCCTCGTCAACCCCCGCGTATTCAAGCGGCTCCGCTTCAATGA